A section of the Citrobacter farmeri genome encodes:
- the gsk gene encoding inosine/guanosine kinase, with protein sequence MKFPGKRKSKHYFPVNARDPLLQQIQPENETSAAWVVGIDQTLVDIEAKVDDAFVQRYGLSAGHSLVIEDDVAEALYRELVRDNLITHQFAGGTIGNTMHNYSVLADDRSVLLGVMCSNIEIGSYAYRYLCNTSSRTDLNYLQGVDGPIGRCFTLIGESGERTFAISPGYMNQLRAESIPESVIAGASALVLTSYLVRCKPGEPMPEATMKAIEYAKKHNVPVVLTLGTKFVIADNPQWWQDFLKENVSILAMNEEEAEALTGENDPLLASDKALDWVDLVLCTAGPVGLYMAGFTEEEAKRKTQHPLLPGAIAEFNQYEFSRAMRHKDCRNPLRVYSHIAPYMGGPEKIMNTNGAGDGALAALLHDITANSYHRSNVPNSSKHKFTWLTYSSLAQVCKYANRVSYQVLNQHSPRLTRGLPEREDSLEESYWDR encoded by the coding sequence ATGAAATTTCCCGGTAAACGCAAATCCAAACATTATTTCCCCGTCAACGCACGCGATCCGCTTCTGCAACAAATCCAGCCTGAAAACGAAACCAGCGCCGCATGGGTGGTGGGGATCGATCAGACGCTGGTGGATATTGAAGCGAAAGTGGATGATGCATTTGTGCAACGTTATGGACTGAGTGCCGGGCATTCACTGGTGATTGAGGACGACGTGGCGGAGGCGTTGTACCGGGAACTGGTTCGTGACAATCTGATCACCCATCAGTTTGCTGGTGGTACCATTGGCAACACTATGCACAACTACTCCGTGCTGGCCGATGACCGTTCGGTGTTGCTGGGGGTGATGTGCAGCAACATTGAGATTGGCAGTTACGCCTACCGCTATCTGTGCAACACTTCCAGCCGGACCGACCTCAACTATTTGCAGGGCGTTGACGGGCCGATTGGCCGTTGCTTTACCCTGATTGGCGAGTCCGGCGAGCGTACCTTCGCTATCAGCCCAGGGTACATGAACCAACTGCGCGCGGAAAGCATTCCGGAATCGGTGATTGCCGGGGCATCGGCGCTGGTGTTGACCTCCTATCTTGTACGCTGCAAGCCGGGCGAACCGATGCCGGAAGCGACGATGAAGGCCATTGAGTACGCTAAAAAGCACAATGTGCCGGTGGTGCTGACGCTTGGAACCAAATTTGTTATCGCCGATAACCCGCAGTGGTGGCAGGATTTCCTCAAAGAGAATGTCTCAATTCTGGCGATGAATGAAGAAGAGGCCGAAGCGCTAACCGGTGAAAACGATCCGCTGCTGGCGTCTGATAAAGCGCTGGACTGGGTCGATCTGGTACTGTGTACTGCCGGACCGGTAGGGCTGTACATGGCGGGCTTTACCGAAGAGGAAGCCAAACGCAAAACCCAGCACCCGCTGCTGCCGGGGGCGATTGCCGAATTTAACCAGTATGAATTCAGCCGCGCGATGCGTCATAAAGACTGTCGTAATCCGCTGCGCGTCTATTCGCATATCGCCCCGTATATGGGCGGGCCGGAAAAGATCATGAATACCAACGGCGCAGGCGACGGCGCGCTGGCGGCGCTGCTGCATGATATTACTGCCAACAGCTACCATCGTTCGAATGTACCGAATTCCAGCAAGCATAAGTTCACCTGGCTGACCTATTCGTCATTGGCCCAGGTGTGCAAATATGCTAATCGCGTGAGTTATCAGGTACTGAACCAGCACTCTCCG
- the aes gene encoding acetyl esterase → MKPENKLPVLARISDEMKAVLNVRQDDLPPWPSADDVVAMRQHYILERRFWNADAPQMPTREYTIPTRWGEVTTRLYSPTQDSQATLFYLHGGGFILGNLDTHDRIMRLLASYTQCTVIGIDYSLSPEARFPQAIEETITACQFFYQQADDYQVNMTRIGFAGDSAGAMLALASALWLRDKPISCGKVAGVLLWYGLYGLQDSVSRRLMGGDWDGLSRQDLEMYENAYLRNTDDRESPYYCLFNNDLTHEIPPCFIAGAEFDPLIDDSRLLFQTLAAHQQPCEYKMYPGTLHAFLHYSRIMKSADDALRDGARFFTQQISAQR, encoded by the coding sequence ATGAAACCGGAAAACAAACTTCCCGTACTGGCGCGCATTTCAGATGAGATGAAGGCGGTGCTGAATGTCCGGCAGGACGATCTGCCGCCCTGGCCGTCCGCCGATGACGTGGTGGCTATGCGCCAACACTACATTCTTGAACGCCGCTTCTGGAACGCGGATGCACCACAAATGCCAACGCGGGAATACACCATCCCCACGCGCTGGGGAGAAGTGACAACGCGCCTGTACAGCCCAACGCAAGACAGTCAGGCCACGCTGTTCTATCTGCACGGCGGCGGTTTTATTCTCGGCAATCTGGATACCCATGACCGCATCATGCGCCTGCTGGCAAGCTATACCCAGTGCACGGTGATTGGCATCGACTATTCCCTCTCGCCTGAAGCGCGTTTTCCGCAGGCCATTGAAGAGACCATTACCGCCTGTCAGTTCTTTTATCAGCAGGCAGACGACTATCAGGTGAATATGACGCGGATTGGCTTTGCCGGTGATTCCGCTGGCGCGATGCTGGCACTCGCCAGCGCGCTGTGGCTGCGCGATAAGCCTATCTCCTGCGGGAAAGTGGCAGGTGTGCTGTTGTGGTATGGCCTGTATGGCTTACAGGACTCGGTGAGTCGTCGGCTGATGGGCGGCGACTGGGATGGTCTCAGCCGCCAGGATTTGGAGATGTACGAAAATGCGTATCTGCGAAATACTGACGATCGCGAGTCGCCGTACTATTGCCTGTTCAACAACGACCTGACGCATGAGATACCGCCCTGCTTTATCGCCGGAGCAGAGTTTGACCCGCTGATCGACGACAGTCGCCTGCTCTTCCAGACGCTGGCGGCGCACCAGCAGCCCTGCGAATACAAAATGTATCCCGGCACACTGCACGCCTTTCTGCATTACTCACGCATAATGAAATCTGCCGATGACGCATTGCGCGATGGCGCGCGTTTCTTTACTCAGCAGATAAGCGCGCAGCGT